TAGGATATTTCACTATCCCAACAGTAACAGGCTGGATTATTCAGGCTGGCGGTGCAGGAAATTTTACCCGTAATGTTAACCAAACGGCAATGAAATCAGGAAATCTTGCTGGTGCAGGAGCTGGATCTGTTGCAGGTAATATTGGTGGCAGGCTAATCAATAAGTAAACAACATTAATCACTTAAGAAATGGAATTTAAAACACTCAGAAATATAGAAAACAGCTTTAAACAGATAAGGCTGTACGCCATTGTATTTGCCGTTCTCTGCATTAGCGTTGTCGGGTATGCTGTATGGAAATCCTACAGCTTTGCAACAGAACAACGCCAAAAAATTTATGTACTGGACAATGGAAAATCATTGATGTTGGCGCTGTCGCAAGATGCGTCTATCAACCGACCAGTTGAGGCTAGGGAACACGTCAGACGTTTTCACGAACTCTTTTTTACACTTGCACCCGATAAAAATGCTATTGAAAGCAATATGAAACGGGCATTCAATCTTGCGGATAAAAGTGCCTTTGATTATTACAAAGACCTTTCGGAAAAAGGCTACTACAACCGTATCATATCGGGAAATGTACAGCAACGTATCGAGGTGGATAGTGTAGTCTGCAATTTCGATAATCATCCTTATGCAGTGCGTACTTACGCTAAGCAATTCATCA
This portion of the Flavobacterium sp. CECT 9288 genome encodes:
- the traK gene encoding conjugative transposon protein TraK, which translates into the protein MEFKTLRNIENSFKQIRLYAIVFAVLCISVVGYAVWKSYSFATEQRQKIYVLDNGKSLMLALSQDASINRPVEAREHVRRFHELFFTLAPDKNAIESNMKRAFNLADKSAFDYYKDLSEKGYYNRIISGNVQQRIEVDSVVCNFDNHPYAVRTYAKQFIIRSSNVTRRSLITSCFLVNSVRSDNNPQGFNIEKFAVLENKDLEVIQR